The window CGCGGTGCTCAGGTTGTCGATGGTCGGCGGGATCGGCAGCGACGCCGGGCTGCGCAGGATGTCCGGCTGGGCCTTGAACGCGTTGACGATCATCAGGTAGATCGGCGCGACGAAGACCAGGATGACGGCGGCGGCGACGAGCACGCGTATCCGGGGTCGGAGCCGGCGGATGGCGGTCACAGGTTCACCTCTCGGCGGCGCAGCACGTTGGTCACCGACAGCGCGATCACCGCGGAGAGCAGGAGCAGCACCATCGCGACCGAGGAGGCGTACCCGAACCGGTCGGAGGTGAAGGCGAGCTGCACGATGTAGAGCGCGGTGGACTGGGTGGAGTTGGCCGGACCGCCGCCGGTCAGTACGGCGATCACGTCGTAGAGCTTCAGCACGGTGATCAGCGAGATGGTGACGCTGATGGTGGTTCCTGGGGCGATCATGGGCCAGATGACCCGGGTGAACCGCTGCCGGCGGTTCACCCCGTCCAGGGCGGCCATGTCGTGCAGTTCCAGCGGGATGTTCTGCAACGCGGCGAGGTAGACCACGGTGGTGAAGCCGGTGAGGATCCAGGCGACGACGACCCCGATGGAGAACAGAGCCGCGTTCGGGCTGCCCAGCCAGGCGAACGGTTCGTCGATCAGCCCGAGTCGTTGCAGGACGTGGTTGAGCAGCCCGTCCTGGGTCAGGATGGTCTGCCACACGAAGCCGACGATCACGCCGGAGAGGACCTGGGGCAGGAAGGCGACCGTACGCATCACCCGGTAGCTGAGCGTGGTCCGGTTGAGCATCATGGCGAACAGCACGCCGACGGCGTTCGCCGCGACGGTCACGCCGACGGCCAGGATGAGGGTGAAGACGAGGCTCGCCCGGAGCTGGGTGTCCCCGACCGCCTCGCGGTAGTTGTCCAGGCCCACGAAGCTGCTCGTGGCCCGCAGCGGGTTCTCGTTGGTGAAACTGCTGCGCAGGCTGAGCAGAAGCGGCAGTACGAGAAAGCACACGTACAGTCCGAACGCGACCGCGGCTATGGCGAACAGCCCGCGGTTCTCCCGGCGTACTCCGCCGCGCCTGCGTGCTCGACTCGTCCGAGTCAAGATGTCACTTCCTTAGCCCGGGTCGGGGTCCGGCGAGGAACCCCGACCCGGTTGGTCCGGTTGCCGGTGAGGGATGGTCGGGGGCGACTACTTGGTCGCGGTGTCCCAGGCCTTGTCGAGCTTGGTGAGTTCGCCCTTGACGTCGGAGCTGGTGAACAGCGCCTGGCTGGCGGCGTAGAAGTCGTTGTTGACCCCCGGCGGCAGCGCGTCGTCGTTGGTGGCCCAACTGATCGAGCTAACCTTGGTGTTCTCGTCGGTGACGTACCTGTACGAGTCCTTGAACACCTGGGTCACGGTCACCCCGTAGTCGTCCAGGGTCTTGTCCTTGAGCATCGGGAAGGCGCCGTCACCCTCGATCAGGGCCTTGAGGTTCTTCGGGTCCAGCGACCAGGCCTGGGCGAACTTGGTGGCGCCGGGGATGTCCCTGCTCTTGGCGCTGATCGCCATCGAGCCGCCGACGGTGAACGGGATGACCAGTGAGCCGTCGTCGGTCGGCCACGGGAAGACGCCGAAGTTGTCCGCCGTCTCCTTCGGCACCGAGCCGAGGAACCAGCTACCCATCGGGTACATGGCGGACTTGCCGCCGGTGAACCGGGTGATCGAGTCGGCGTACTTCACGCCGAGGGCGCCCTTGTCGAAGTACCCGTTGCCGACCAGGGTGCGGTACTTGTCGACCGCGGTGACGACGTTGTCGTCGGTGAACTTGACCTTGCCGGCGTACCGGTCCTGGAGCCAGTTGGGGTTCTTGCCCAGCACGTCGGCGCTGATGATGCCGACCAGCGGCATGCCGGCCGCGAACGGGTCGGCGCCGCCCAGCTCGATCGGGTTGACCCCGGCGGCCTTGAGCTTGTCGCAGACGGCCAGGAACTCGGCCCAGGTCTTCGGCGGCTGCACCCCGGCCCTGGTGAAGAGTTCCTTGTTGTAGAAGACCTGGGGGATGACCTGGGAGTTGGTCGGTGGGATGTAGACCTTGCCCTTGAGCGCGTTGCCCTCGGGCAGCAGGAAGTTGGCGTTCACCCAGGTCTGGTCGTACGGCTGGAGCAGGCCGGCGCCGACGAAGTTCGCCGGGGTGATCGACTGGAGCAGGTCGGGGAACTGGCCGGAGGCCTGGAGCTGCTTGGCGTACGCGTCCCGGTCGGTGTTCGGCGAGGTGATCCGATTGATCTTCACGCCGGGTGCCTGCTGCTGGGCGGAGGCGATCGAGTCGTTCCAGAAGGTGGACGTGAGGCTGGGCGTCTCGAACGTCAGGTAGGTCAACGTGCTCTCGCCGCCGCCGCTGCTGTCGCTGCTGGAGCAGGCGGTGGTGAGGGCGAGCGCGCCGATGAGGCACGCCGCCAACAGGGGCTTGCGTATCAAGGAGGTCCTCCTGGCGATCATGGTGGGGGGTGCTGGAGTACCAGGCTGGCTCGCGGGGCAGACCCCGGGAGGGTTCCAGGGTGGCGGGTTGAGATAACGTTATCCCGAGGATAGGAAGTTTCCGGGGCGTGTCAAGACTGTTGCTCTGATCGAAACTGAGCAGGTGCGGCACCGCAGTCCGCAGGGCGAGAGGGAGAATCACGGCGATGACTGAGCGTATGGCACAGGACACCGCCGGGCACCGCCGCCGCAAGCGGCCGACCATGCGGGACGTGGCCCGGGAGGCCGGGGTGGCACTGCGTACCGTCTCGCGGGTGGTCAACGGTGACCCGACCGTCGGTCCGCACCTGGTCAGCCGGATCCGGGCGGCCATCACCGCGCTCGACTACGAGCCCGACGAGCGGGCCCAGCAGTTGCGCCGGGGGGTCAGCGGGACCATCGGGGCGGCGGTCCGCAACCTCGCCGACGCCCACCCGGTGCTCAGCGCCGTCGACCAGGCGGCGCGGGCCGCCCAGCTCACCGTCCTGGCGATGTCGACCGAGGACGAGGAGCAGCGCGAGCGCGAGGCGGTGATGTCCATGTGCCGCCGCCGGGTGGACGGCATCATCCTGGAGCCGATCAGCGTCACCCACCAGTACCTGGCCGCGGAGGTCGCGGCCGGAATGCCGCTGGTCGCGGTGGACCGGCCGACCGGTGGGCTGGCCGCCGACACCGTGCTCTCGGACAACGCCGGCGGCATCGGCCTGGCCTTCCGCCACCTGGTCCAGCACGGTCACCAGCGGATCGCCTACATCGGCGACCACGAACGGATCTTCACCGGCCGGGAACGGGCCGCCGCCTTCCGGGCCTGTGTCACGGCGCACGGCGGCCCGCTGGACGGCATGGTGCACCCCGGCGCACTCGAACCGGCCCGGATCGCCGCCGCGCTGGAGACCGCCCTCGGTGGCCCGGCGCCGGCGACCGCGCTGATCACCGGCAACGCCACCGCCACGGTGGAGGTGCTCCGGCGGCTCGGCGCCGACGCCGGCCGGCTCGCCCTGGTCGGCTTCGACGACTTCCTCCTCGCGGACCTGCTCCGCCCGGCACTCACCGTGGTGGCGCAGGACAGCGCCGCGATCGGGCGGACCGCGATAGAGCTGCTCCTGGCCCGGTCCGCCGACCCCTCCCGGCCGGTACAGAGCGTGACCGTGCCGGTGGAGTTGATCCCGCGCGGTTCCGGCGAGCTGCGCCCGTAGCCGCAACGGGGTCCCTGTCCGGGTCCGGGACCGGGTCGTAGGCTGGCCCCCGTGCCCCCGCCCCGAACGCCGCAGTGCAACCTCCGCGCAACCGGCCGGAGCCGGACGGGAGGACCGTCGGACGACCGGCGGGCGATCCGATCGTGCAGGCACCTCGGAACGGGTTCTAGATAACGTTATTCCCACGGTCCGGACTCGCGCGGTCGCCGCCCGCCCCGGACCCGTACCTCCGGAAGGGACGGATCCATGGAAGACGTCCGGATCGAGTTCGACGTAACCGCCGGGATGCGCGACGGCACCGTCCTGCGCGCCGACGTCTTCCGGCCCGCGCAGGGCGGCCCGTGGCCGGTGCTGCTCGTCCGGACGCCGTACAACAAGCAGGATCCGGGCATCTTCGCCGGACTCAACCCGCTCGCCGCCGTCCGTCGCGGTTACCTGGTGGTCATCCAGGACACCCGTGGGCGGTACCGGTCCGAGGGGGAGTGGGAGCCGCTGCGCCACGAGCAGACCGACGGGTACGACTCCGTACGCTGGGCCGCGACCCTGCCCGGCGCGAACGGCCTCGTCGGCATGTACGGCCCCAGCTACCTGGGCAACGCCCAGTGGATGGCGGCGGCCGGAAAGCCACCGGAGCTGACCGCCATCGCACCCGCCTTCACCTGGTCGGAGCCCTTCGACGGGCTGTTCGGCCGGGGCGGGGCGATCGAACTCGGTCTCGGCGGCAACTGGTCGCTGCAACAGGGCGCGAACCAGCTCGGCCGCCGGTTCCGCGACGCTCCCGGTGAACGTGACCGACGACTGGTCGCCCTGGTGGCCGAGCTCGACTCGCTGGCCGACGGCGGATACTGGGAACTGCCCGCCGACGCGTTCCCGGCCTTCGCCCGGCACGAGGTCCCCGACCTGGGCTACCAGCGGGCGCTGTCCGACCCGGAAGCGGTGGCCTCCTGCCGGGTGTCCGACAAGTACGACCAGATCGACCTGCCCACCCTCAACATCGGTGGCTGGTACGACGTCTTCCTCCAGGGCACCCTGGACAACTACGCCGCGATGGCCGCCGCCGGTAGGCCCGCCCGGTTGGTCGTCGGACCGTGGTCGCACCGCAGTCAGGGCGGCCACCAGCAGGGCGAGGTCAACTTCGGGCTGGCCGCCAACGAGCGCAGCCTCGACCTGCGGACCACCCTGACCGACCTGCAGCTCGACTGGTTCGACCGGTGGCTGCAGCCGGACCGCCCGGTCGGACCGGAACAGCCGGTGCGGCTGTTCATCACCGGCGTCAACCGGTGGCGGGACGAGCCGCAGTGGCCGTTGGCCCGAGCGGTGGACACGCCCCTGTACCTCGGCCCGGACGGGACCCTCCGCGACGAACCGTCCGGACCCGAGACCGCGCCGGACACGTTCCGGTACGACCCCGCCGACCCGGTCCGTACGCACGGCGGTCAGATCCTGATGGCCGGCGAGTATCCGCCCGGCCCGTTCGACCAGGACCGGATCGAGCGCCGGGCGGACGTGCTGGTCTACACCGGCGCTCCGCTCACCGACGACCTGGAGGTGACCGGGCGGATCCGGGTGGCGCTGGTCGCCGGGTCGACCGCTCCGGGGACCGACTGGGTGGCCCGGCTCTGCGACGTCGACCCGGACGGCGTCTCCCGCAACCTCACCGACGGGATAGTCCGGGTTCGCGCCGAGCCGGGGGAGCCGGGGGAGCACGAGATCGACCTGTGGTCGATCGGGCACGTCTTCCGCCGTGGGCACCGGGTGCGGGTCCAGGTGACGTCGAGCAACTTCCCGCGCTGGGACCGCAACCTGAACAACGGCGGGACCGGAACGGCGATGATGGTCGCGGACCAGACCGTCTACCACGACGCGACCCGACCGTCCCGGATCATCCTGCCGGTGGTACCGCCGGCGGACCCGAGCTGAGTGCCGAGCCCGTGCCCGAGCCGGGTGCAGCCGACTCGGGCACGGTGATCTACGGGGTGGACGGGATGACTAGACGGGCCGGGACGTGACGATGATGCCGATGCACATCTCGTCGCTGGTGCCCTCGCCCCAGACCACGTAACGCGGCGGCAGGGGCTGCAACTGGGGTATCTGGCGCCGGAGGTTCGCGTCGTGGGTACAGGTCACCCGGTACCTGTCGCCCGCCTTGACGGCCACCGGGGCGACCAGGGGCTGGATCGCCTGCGAGTCGAAGTCGTACGCGGGAATGTCGAGCAACGTACGCGCCTGCGGGGTGTCCGGGTTCAGCTCCACCTTGATCGACCGTCCGAGCAGGTGCATGTGCCCGGCGAGGGCGTACAGCGTGGCGGGTTTGCGGATCTCCTGGTCGCAGTGCTGGGTGGCCCCGGCGACCGGAGCCCGCCCCCCGTTGCAGTACGTGTTGAGCTCGTCGACCGCCGCCCCGGCGGCGTCACCGAACCGGGACCTGACGTCGGCTACGGCGGCCTGCCGTTCGCAGAGCGGCCCGGACTCGCCGTCGGCGCACGGCAGCTCGACCGGTGCCGAGATCACGTCGGTGGTCAGCGACACGAAGTTGGCTCCGCCGTCGGTGAGCCGCAGCCGGATCCCGGACCGGTCGGAGCCGACCGCACCGGCCTGCGCACCGAGCAGGTTGTAGTGGACCTGCATGACGAGCTGGCTGCCGGGTGTCATCGGA of the Micromonospora sp. NBC_01796 genome contains:
- a CDS encoding carbohydrate ABC transporter permease → MTRTSRARRRGGVRRENRGLFAIAAVAFGLYVCFLVLPLLLSLRSSFTNENPLRATSSFVGLDNYREAVGDTQLRASLVFTLILAVGVTVAANAVGVLFAMMLNRTTLSYRVMRTVAFLPQVLSGVIVGFVWQTILTQDGLLNHVLQRLGLIDEPFAWLGSPNAALFSIGVVVAWILTGFTTVVYLAALQNIPLELHDMAALDGVNRRQRFTRVIWPMIAPGTTISVTISLITVLKLYDVIAVLTGGGPANSTQSTALYIVQLAFTSDRFGYASSVAMVLLLLSAVIALSVTNVLRRREVNL
- a CDS encoding ABC transporter substrate-binding protein is translated as MIRKPLLAACLIGALALTTACSSSDSSGGGESTLTYLTFETPSLTSTFWNDSIASAQQQAPGVKINRITSPNTDRDAYAKQLQASGQFPDLLQSITPANFVGAGLLQPYDQTWVNANFLLPEGNALKGKVYIPPTNSQVIPQVFYNKELFTRAGVQPPKTWAEFLAVCDKLKAAGVNPIELGGADPFAAGMPLVGIISADVLGKNPNWLQDRYAGKVKFTDDNVVTAVDKYRTLVGNGYFDKGALGVKYADSITRFTGGKSAMYPMGSWFLGSVPKETADNFGVFPWPTDDGSLVIPFTVGGSMAISAKSRDIPGATKFAQAWSLDPKNLKALIEGDGAFPMLKDKTLDDYGVTVTQVFKDSYRYVTDENTKVSSISWATNDDALPPGVNNDFYAASQALFTSSDVKGELTKLDKAWDTATK
- a CDS encoding LacI family DNA-binding transcriptional regulator, with the protein product MTERMAQDTAGHRRRKRPTMRDVAREAGVALRTVSRVVNGDPTVGPHLVSRIRAAITALDYEPDERAQQLRRGVSGTIGAAVRNLADAHPVLSAVDQAARAAQLTVLAMSTEDEEQREREAVMSMCRRRVDGIILEPISVTHQYLAAEVAAGMPLVAVDRPTGGLAADTVLSDNAGGIGLAFRHLVQHGHQRIAYIGDHERIFTGRERAAAFRACVTAHGGPLDGMVHPGALEPARIAAALETALGGPAPATALITGNATATVEVLRRLGADAGRLALVGFDDFLLADLLRPALTVVAQDSAAIGRTAIELLLARSADPSRPVQSVTVPVELIPRGSGELRP
- a CDS encoding CocE/NonD family hydrolase → MEDVRIEFDVTAGMRDGTVLRADVFRPAQGGPWPVLLVRTPYNKQDPGIFAGLNPLAAVRRGYLVVIQDTRGRYRSEGEWEPLRHEQTDGYDSVRWAATLPGANGLVGMYGPSYLGNAQWMAAAGKPPELTAIAPAFTWSEPFDGLFGRGGAIELGLGGNWSLQQGANQLGRRFRDAPGERDRRLVALVAELDSLADGGYWELPADAFPAFARHEVPDLGYQRALSDPEAVASCRVSDKYDQIDLPTLNIGGWYDVFLQGTLDNYAAMAAAGRPARLVVGPWSHRSQGGHQQGEVNFGLAANERSLDLRTTLTDLQLDWFDRWLQPDRPVGPEQPVRLFITGVNRWRDEPQWPLARAVDTPLYLGPDGTLRDEPSGPETAPDTFRYDPADPVRTHGGQILMAGEYPPGPFDQDRIERRADVLVYTGAPLTDDLEVTGRIRVALVAGSTAPGTDWVARLCDVDPDGVSRNLTDGIVRVRAEPGEPGEHEIDLWSIGHVFRRGHRVRVQVTSSNFPRWDRNLNNGGTGTAMMVADQTVYHDATRPSRIILPVVPPADPS
- a CDS encoding monooxygenase, whose translation is MEIVRPVQRSLGTAALLGAVLLLITSCSLSPGPGESGAGKPSPSGAGHGGHDSRFDPPAAAPLRDGERFVNLSMPRPYTPAAPNGGTDEYRCFLVDPGLTNPAFLTGSQFLPQNTELVHHAIFFRVGPQSAKEARELDDSTPGEGWTCFGNSGIGDDLAWVAHWAPGANETLLAPDLGYPMTPGSQLVMQVHYNLLGAQAGAVGSDRSGIRLRLTDGGANFVSLTTDVISAPVELPCADGESGPLCERQAAVADVRSRFGDAAGAAVDELNTYCNGGRAPVAGATQHCDQEIRKPATLYALAGHMHLLGRSIKVELNPDTPQARTLLDIPAYDFDSQAIQPLVAPVAVKAGDRYRVTCTHDANLRRQIPQLQPLPPRYVVWGEGTSDEMCIGIIVTSRPV